The following proteins are co-located in the Gorilla gorilla gorilla isolate KB3781 chromosome 18, NHGRI_mGorGor1-v2.1_pri, whole genome shotgun sequence genome:
- the LOC129527636 gene encoding titin-like isoform X6 translates to MAAAEHRHSSGLPHWPYLTAETLKNRMGHQPPPPTQQHSITDNSLSLKTRAECLVYPLPPSADDNLTTPPECFLTPLPPSAPPSADDNLKTPPLATQEAEAEKPPKPERERAADVEPPPKPERRRVADVQPSRKPERRRAADVQPSRKPERRRTTDVQPSRKPERRRAAVDKTPAEFLVYPLPPSADDNLETPLECLLAPLPPSRLSPAPPSADDKTPAEFLVYPLPPSADDNLEMPLECLLTPLPPSPPPSAPPSADDNLKTPPLATQEAEAEKPPKPERERAADVEPPPKPERRRAADVQPSRKPERRRAADVQPSRKPERRRTTDVQPSRKPERRRAAVDKTPAEFLVYPLPPSADDNLETPLECLLAPLPPSRLSPAPPSADDKTPAEFLVYPLPPSADDNLEMPLECLLTPLPPSPPPSAPPSADDNLKTPPLATQEAEAEKPPKPERERAADVEPPPKPERRRAADVQPSRKPERRRAADVQPSRKPERRRTTDVQPSRKPERRRAAVDKTPAEFLVYPLPPSADDNLETPLECLLAPLPPSRLSPAPPSADDKTPAEFLVYPLPPSADDNLETPLECLLTPLPPSPPPSAPPSADDNLKTPPLATQEAEAEKPPKPERERAADVEPPPKPERRRAADVQPSRKPERRRAADVQPSWKPERRRTTDVQPSRKPERRRAAVDKTPAEFLVYPLPPSADDNLETPLECLLAPLPPSRLSPAPPSADDKTPAEFLVYPLPPSADDNLETPLECLLTPLPPSPPPSAPPSADDNLKTPPLATQEAEAEKPPKPERQRAADVEPPPKPERRRAADVQPSRKPERRRAADVQPSWKPERRRTTDVQPSRKPERRRAAVDKTPAEFLVYPLPPSADDNLETPLECLLAPLPPSRLSPAPPSADDKTPAEFLVYPLPPSADDNLETPLECLLTPLPPSPPPSAPPSADDNLKTPPLATQEAEAEKLPKPERERAADVEPPPKPERRRAADVQPSRKPERRRAADVQPSWKPERRRTTDVQPSRKPERRRAAVDKTPAEFLVYPLPPSADDNLETPLECLLAPLPPSRLSPAPPSADDKTPAEFLVYPLPPSADDNLETPLECLLTPLPLSPPPSAPPSADDNLKTPPLATQEAEAEKPPKPERQRAADVEPPPKPERRRAADVQPSRKPERRRAADVQPSWKPERRRTTDVQPSRKPERRRAAVDKTPAEFLVYPLPPSADDNLETPLECLLAPLPPSRLSPAPPSADDKTPAEFLVYPLPPSADDNLETPLECLLTPLPPSPPPSAPPSADDNLKTPPLATQEAEAEKPPKPERERAADVEPPPKPERRRAADVQPSRKPERRRAAVDKTPAEFLVYPLPPSADDNLKMPLECLLTPLPPSPPSSAPPSADDNLKTPPLATQEAEAEKPPKPERRRATDVEPPLKPETRSAADAQPSRKPERRRAADLESPPKPERRSAADAQPSLKPERRSAADVQPSPKPERRRAADLESPPKPERRRAADLESPPKPERRRAADTQPSPKPERRRAADLESPPRPERRSAADLESPPKPERRRAADVQPSLKPERRSVADAQPSPKPERRRATDLESPPKLERRSAADAQPSPKPERRRATDLESPPKLERRSAADAQPSPKPDRRRATDVESPPKPERRRAADLESPPKPERRRAADTQPSPKPERRRAADLESPPRPERRSAADLESPPKPERRRAADVQPSLKPERRSVADAQPSPKPERRRATDLESPPKLERRSAADAQPSPKPERRRATDLESPPKLERRSAADAQPSPKPDRRRATDVESPPKLERRSAADAQPSPKPERRSAADAQPSPKPERRRAADLESPPKPERRRAADLESAPKPERRRAADAQPSPKPERRRAADAQPSPKPERRSAADAQPSPKPERRRAADAQPSPKPERRSAADAQPSPKPERRRAADAQPSPKPERRSAADAEPSSPEPKRRRVADEPPCKPPRKPKRRRAADRERPRKPPRKPKRWSAAEAQPSPKPERRSATDAEPPRKLKRRRAADRKPSSPEPKRRRVADVEPPHKPKRRRVADVRRPRKPPRKPKRWSAAKAQPSPKPEGRSAAEAQPSPKPEGRSAADAQPSPKPEGRSAADAQPSPKPEGRSAADAQPSPKPEGRSAADAQPSPKPEGRSAADAQPSPKPEGRSAADSQPSPKPERRSAADLESPPQPERRSTADAQASPKSERWSAAEAQPSPKPERRSAADTQPSPKPERRSVADLESPPKPERRSAADLESPPKPERRSAAEAQPSPKPERRSAADTQPSPKPERRSVADTQPSPKPERRSAADTQPSPKPERRSAADLESPPKPERRSAAEAQPSPKPERRSVADTQPSPKPERRSVADTQPSPKPERRSVADLESPPKPERRSAAEAQPSPKPERRSAADPQPSPKPERRSVADTQPSPKPERRSVADLESPPKPERRSAADLESPPKPERRSAAEAQPSPKPERRSAADTQPSSKPERRSVADTQPSPKPERRSAADTQPSPKPERRSVADTQPSPKPERRSVADTQPSPKPERRSVADLESPPKPERRSAAEAQPSPKPERRSAADTQPSPKPERRSVADTQPSPKPERRSVADLESPPKPERRSAAEAQLSPKPERRSAADSQPSPKPKRRSAADTQPSSKPERRSAADAQPLPKPERQSAADAQPSPKPERRSAAADTQPSPKPERRSAADAQPSPKPERRSAAELESPPEPERRSAADAQPSSKPERRSAADAQPSPKPERRSAADAQPSPKPERRSAADAEPPRKRKRRRAADIELSSPEPKRRRIGDVERPRKPKRPRAADVEPSLPEPKRRRVGDVELPRKRKRPQAADVEPSLPEPKRRRLN, encoded by the coding sequence ATGGCGGCAGCGGAGCATCGTCATTCTTCAGGATTGCCCCACTGGCCCTACCTCAcagctgaaactttaaaaaacaggatGGGCCACCAGCCACCTCCTCCAACTCAACAACATTCTATAACTGATAACTCCCTGAGCCTCAAGACACGTGCCGAAtgtctggtctatccccttccaccctcagcggatgataatctcacgACGCCTCCCGAGTgtttcctcactcctcttccaccctcagctccaccctcagcggatgataatctcaagacacctcccttagctactcaggaggctgaggcagaaaaaccacccaaacccgagagagagagggccgctgacgtggaaccaccaccgaaacccgagaggcggagggtcgctgacgtgcaaccatcacggaaacccgagaggcggagggccgctgacgtgcaaccatcacggaaacccgagaggcggaggaccactgacgtgcaaccatcacggaaacccgagaggcggagggccgcagtggataagacacctgccgagtttctggtctatccccttccaccctcagcggatgataatctcgaaacgcctctcgagtgtctcctcgctcctcttccaccctcacgtctatccccggctccaccctcagcggatgataagacacctgccgagtttctggtctatccccttccaccctcagcggatgataatctcgaaatgcctctcgagtgtctcctcactccacttccaccctcacctccaccctcagctccaccctcagcggatgataatctcaagacacctcccttagctactcaggaggctgaggcagaaaaaccacccaaacccgagagagagagggccgctgacgtggaaccaccaccgaaacccgagaggcggagggccgctgacgtgcaaccatcacggaaacccgagaggcggagggccgctgacgtgcaaccatcacggaaacccgagaggcggaggaccactgacgtgcaaccatcacggaaacccgagaggcggagggccgcagtggataagacacctgccgagtttctggtctatccccttccaccctcagcggatgataatctcgaaacgcctctcgagtgtctcctcgctcctcttccaccctcacgtctatccccggctccaccctcagcggatgataagacacctgccgagtttctggtctatccccttccaccctcagcggatgataatctcgaaatgcctctcgagtgtctcctcactccacttccaccctcacctccaccctcagctccaccctcagcggatgataatctcaagacacctcccttagctactcaggaggctgaggcagaaaaaccacccaaacccgagagagagagggccgctgacgtggaaccaccaccgaaacccgagaggcggagggccgctgacgtgcaaccatcacggaaacccgagaggcggagggccgctgacgtgcaaccatcacggaaacccgagaggcggaggaccactgacgtgcaaccatcacggaaacccgagaggcggagggccgcagtggataagacacctgccgagtttctggtctatccccttccaccctcagcggatgataatctcgaaacgcctctcgagtgtctcctcgctcctcttccaccctcacgtctatccccggctccaccctcagcggatgataagacacctgccgagtttctggtctatccccttccaccctcagcggatgataatctcgaaacgcctctcgagtgtctcctcactcctcttccaccctcacctccaccctcagctccaccctcagcggatgataatctcaagacacctcccttagctactcaggaggctgaggcagaaaaaccacccaaacccgagagagAGAGGGCCGcagacgtggaaccaccaccgaaacccgagaggcggagggccgctgacgtgcaaccatcacggaaacccgagaggcggagggccgctgacgtgcaaccgtcatggaaacccgagaggcggaggaccactgacgtgcaaccatcacggaaacccgagaggcggagggccgcagtggataagacacctgccgagtttctggtctatccacttccaccctcagcggatgataatctcgaaacgcctctcgagtgtctcctcgctcctcttccaccctcacgtctatccccagctccaccctcagcggatgataagacacctgccgagtttctggtctatccccttccaccctcagcggatgataatctcgaaacgcctctcgagtgtctcctcactcctcttccaccctcacctccaccctcagctccaccctcagcggatgataatctcaagacacctcccttagctactcaggaggctgaggcagaaaaaccacccaaacccgagagacagagggccgctgacgtggaaccaccaccgaaacccgagaggcggagggccgctgacgtgcaaccatcacggaaacccgagaggcggagggccgctgacgtgcaaccatcatggaaacccgagaggcggaggaccactgacgtgcaaccatcacggaaacccgagaggcggagggccgcagtggataagacacctgccgagtttctggtctatccacttccaccctcagcggatgataatctcgaaacgcctctcgagtgtctcctcgctcctcttccaccctcacgtctatccccagctccaccctcagcggatgataagacacctgccgagtttctggtctatccccttccaccctcagcggatgataatctcgaaacgcctctcgagtgtctcctcactcctcttccaccctcacctccaccctcagctccaccctcagcggatgataatctcaagacacctcccttagctactcaggaggctgaggcagaaaaactacccaaacccgagagagagagggccgctgacgtggaaccaccaccgaaacccgagaggcggagggccgctgacgtgcaaccatcacggaaacccgagaggcggagggccgctgacgtgcaaccatcatggaaacccgagaggcggaggaccactgacgtgcaaccatcacggaaacccgagaggcggagggccgcagtggataagacacctgccgagtttctggtctatccacTTCCACcttcagcggatgataatctcgaaacgcctctcgagtgtctcctcgctcctcttccaccctcacgtctatccccagctccaccctcagcggatgataagacacctgccgagtttctggtctatccccttccaccctcagcggatgataatctcgaaacgcctctcgagtgtctcctcactcctcttccactctcacctccaccctcagctccaccctcagcggatgataatctcaagacacctcccttagctactcaggaggctgaggcagaaaaaccacccaaacccgagagacagagggccgctgacgtggaaccaccaccgaaacccgagaggcggagggccgctgacgtgcaaccatcacggaaacccgagaggcggagggccgctgacgtgcaaccatcatggaaacccgagaggcggaggaccactgacgtgcaaccatcacggaaacccgagaggcggagggccgcagtggataagacacctgccgagtttctggtctatccacttccaccctcagcggatgataatctcgaaacgcctctcgagtgtctcctcgctcctcttccaccctcacgtctatccccagctccaccctcagcggatgataagacacctgccgagtttctggtctatccccttccaccctcagcggatgataatctcgaaacgcctctcgagtgtctcctcactcctcttccaccctcacctccaccctcagctccaccctcagcggatgataatctcaagacacctcccttagctactcaggaggctgaggcagaaaaaccacccaaacccgagagagagagggccgctgacgtggaaccaccaccgaaacccgagaggcggagggccgctgacgtgcaaccatcacggaaacccgagaggcggagggccgcagtggataagacacctgccgagtttctggtctatcctcttccaccctcagcggatgataatctcaaaatgcctctcgagtgtctccttactcctcttccaccctcacctccatcctcagctccaccctcagcggatgataatctcaagacacctcccttagctactcaggaggctgaggcagaaaaaccaccgaaacccgagaggcggagggccactgacgtggaaccaccactgAAACCCGAGACGCgaagcgccgctgacgcgcagccatcacggaaacccgagaggcggagggccgctgacctggaatcaccaccgaaacccgagaggcggagcgccgctgacgcgcagccatcgctgaaacccgagaggcggagcgccgctgacgtgcagccgtcgccgaaacctgagaggcggagggccgctgacctggaatcaccaccgaaacccgagaggcggagggccgctgacctggaatcaccaccgaaacctgagaggcggagggccgctgacacgcaaccatcaccgaaacccgagaggcggagggccgctgacctggaatcaccaccgagacccgagaggcggagcgccgctgacctggaatcaccaccgaaacctgagaggcggagggccgctgacgtgcaaccatcactgaaacccgagaggcggagcgtcgctgacgcgcagccgtcgccgaaacctgagaggcggagggccactgacctggaatcaccaccgaaactcgagaggcggagcgccgctgacgcgcagccgtcgccgaaacctgagaggcggagggccactgacctggaatcaccaccgaaactcgagaggcggagcgccgctgatgcgcagccgtcgccgaaacctgaCAGGCGGAGGGCCACTGAcgtggaatcaccaccgaaacccgagaggcggagggccgctgacctggaatcaccaccgaaacctgagaggcggagggccgctgacacgcaaccatcaccgaaacccgagaggcggagggccgctgacctggaatcaccaccgagacccgagaggcggagcgccgctgacctggaatcaccaccgaaacctgagaggcggagggccgctgacgtgcaaccatcactgaaacccgagaggcggagcgtcgctgacgcgcagccgtcgccgaaacctgagaggcggagggccactgacctggaatcaccaccgaaactcgagaggcggagcgccgctgacgcgcagccgtcgccgaaacctgagaggcggagggccactgacctggaatcaccaccgaaactcgagaggcggagcgccgctgatgcgcagccgtcgccgaaacctgaCAGGCGGAGGGCCACTGAcgtggaatcaccaccgaaactcgagaggcggagcgccgctgacgcgcaaccatcaccgaaacccgagaggcggagcgccgctgatgcgcagccgtcgccgaaacctgagaggcggagggccgctgacctggaatcaccaccgaaacccgagaggcggagggccgctgacctggaatcagcaccgaaacccgagaggcggagggccgctgacgcgcaaccatcaccgaaacctgagaggcggagggccgctgacgcgcaaccatcaccgaaacccgagaggcggagcgccgctgacgcgcagccatcaccgaaacctgagaggcggagggccgctgacgcgcagccatcaccgaaacccgagaggcggagcgccgctgacgcgcagccatcaccgaaacccgagaggcggagggccgctgacgcgcagccgtcgccgaaacccgagaggcggagcgccgctgacgcggaaccatcatcacccgaacccaagaggcggagggtcgctgacgAACCGCCATGCAAACCCCCAcgcaaacccaagaggcggagggccgctgacagGGAACGGCCACGCAAACCCCCACgcaaacccaagaggtggagcgccgctgaggcgcagccgtcgccgaaacctgagaggcggagcgccaCTGACGCGGAACCTCCACGCAAGCtcaagaggcggagggccgctgaccggaaaccatcatcacccgaacccaagaggcggagggtcgctgacgtggaaccgCCACACAAACCCAAGAGGCGCAGGGTCGCTGACGTGAGACGGCCACGCAAACCCCCACgcaaacccaagaggtggagcgcCGCtaaggcgcagccgtcgccgaaacccgaggggcggagcgccgctgaggcgcagccgtcgccgaaacccgaggggcggagcgccgctgacgcgcagccgtcgccgaaacccgaggggcggagcgccgctgacgcgcagccgtcgccgaaacccgaggggcggagcgccgctgacgcgcagccgtcgccgaaacccgaggggcggagcgccgctgacgcgcagccgtcgccgaaacccgaggggcggagcgccgctgacgcgcagccgtcgccgaaacccgaggggcggagcgccgctgactcgcagccgtcgccgaaacccgagaggcggagcgccgctgacctggaatcaccaccgcaacccgagaggcggagcaccGCTGACGCGCAAGCATCACCGAAATCCGAGAGgtggagcgccgctgaggcgcagccgtcgccgaaacccgagaggcggagcgccgctgacacgcagccatcaccgaaacctgagaggcggagcgtcgctgacctggaatcaccaccgaaacccgagaggcggagcgccgctgacctggaatcaccaccgaaacccgagaggcggagcgccgctgaggcgcagccgtcgccgaaacccgagaggcggagcgccgctgacacgcagccatcaccgaaacccgagaggcggagcgtcgctgacacgcagccatcaccgaaacctgagaggcggagcgccgctgacacgcagccatcaccgaaacccgagaggcggagcgccgctgacctggaatcaccaccgaaacccgagaggcggagcgccgctgaggcgcagccgtcgccgaaacccgagaggcggagcgtcgctgacacgcagccatcaccgaaacctgagaggcggagcgtcgctgacacgcagccatcaccgaaacccgagaggcggagcgtcgctgacctggaatcaccaccgaaacccgagaggcggagcgccgctgaggcgcagccgtcaccgaaacccgagaggcggagcgccgctgacccgcagccatcaccgaaacctgagaggcggagcgtcgctgacacgcagccatcaccgaaacctgagaggcggagcgtcgctgacctggaatcaccaccgaaacccgagaggcggagcgccgctgacctggaatcaccaccgaaacccgagaggcggagcgccgctgaggcgcagccgtcgccgaaacccgagaggcggagcgccgctgacacgcagccatcatcgaaacccgagaggcggagcgtcgctgacacgcagccatcaccgaaacccgagaggcggagcgccgctgacacgcagccatcaccgaaacctgagaggcggagcgtcgctgacacgcagccatcaccgaaacctgagaggcggagcgtcgctgacacgcagccatcaccgaaacccgagaggcggagcgtcgctgacctggaatcaccaccgaaacccgagaggcggagcgccgctgaggcgcagccgtcgccgaaacccgagaggcggagcgccgctgacacgcagccatcaccgaaacctgagaggcggagcgtcgctgacacgcagccatcaccgaaacctgagaggcggagcgtcgctgacctggaatcaccaccgaaacccgagaggcggagcgccgctgaggcgcagctgtcgccgaaacccgagaggcggagcgccgctgactcgcagccgtcgccgaaacccaagaggcggagcgccgctgacacgcagccatcatcgaaacccgagaggcggagcgccgctgacgcgcagccgttgccgaaacccgagaggcagagcgccGCTgatgcgcagccgtcgccgaaacccgagaggcggagcgccgctgctGACACGCAGCCGTCGccaaaacccgagaggcggagcgccgctgacgcgcagccgtcgccgaaacccgagaggcggagtgcCGCTGAACTGGAATCACCACcggaacccgagaggcggagcgccgctgacgcgcagccgtcgtcgaaacccgagaggcggagcgccgctgacgcgcagccgtcgccgaaacccgagaggcggagcgccgctgatgcgcagccgtcgccgaaacccgagaggcggagcgccgctgacgcggaACCGCCTCGCAAACGCAAGAGGCGGAGGGCAGCGGACATTGAActatcatcacccgaacccaagaggcggaggatCGGTGACGTGGAACGGCCACGCAAACccaagaggccgagggccgccgacgtggaaccatcattacccgaacccaagaggcggagggtcggTGACGTGGAACTGCCACGCAAACGCAAGAGGCCGCAGGCCGCCGACGTGGAACCATCAttacccgaacccaagaggcggaggttgaattAG